From a single Nicotiana tomentosiformis chromosome 2, ASM39032v3, whole genome shotgun sequence genomic region:
- the LOC104113727 gene encoding probable purine permease 4, with protein sequence MDNARATPIVYHNASHIVSLVLSTQLAFTLITSVIIVKQKIMFANLNCVILLTVSSVLLALGSSHDKPRGLTKGKYFIGFFSTVGAGLLFALYLPIMEKIYRKVYCYAMVVEMQLVMEIAATALSTVGMVAGGGFSEMKTESIKVFDLGAKAYWLTVGFNVVTWQLCFMGTAGMVFLTTSLTGGVCMTALMGINVLGGVLVYGDHFGGFKAVSTLLCLWGFCSYIYGIYIKTKEEENKIDNSNSREKMSSSDCQPQFMELAEIVTHNA encoded by the exons atggataatgcacgtgccactcccatcgtctaccataatgCATCTCACATCG TTTCTCTGGTTTTGTCTACTCAACTAGCCTTCACTCTCATCACTTCCGTGATTATCGTCAAGCAGAAAATCATGTTTGCAAATTTGAACTGCGTGATTCTACTTACGGTTAGTTCAGTCCTCTTAGCCTTAGGTTCAAGCCACGACAAGCCACGTGGCTTGACAAAGGGAAAATACTTCATAGGATTTTTCTCAACTGTGGGTGCGGGATTGTTATTCGCTCTTTATCTCCCAATCATGGAGAAGATATACCGAAAAGTTTACTGCTACGCCATGGTTGTAGAAATGCAGCTGGTGATGGAGATAGCGGCGACGGCGTTGTCCACAGTCGGAATGGTGGCGGGCGGCGGCTTCTCGGAGATGAAGACGGAGAGCATAAAAGTGTTCGATTTGGGTGCAAAGGCTTACTGGCTGACGGTTGGGTTTAATGTGGTAACGTGGCAGTTGTGCTTCATGGGTACTGCCGGAATGGTGTTCTTAACGACGTCGTTGACCGGAGGTGTGTGCATGACGGCGTTAATGGGGATAAATGTGTTGGGAGGGGTGTTAGTTTACGGTGATCATTTTGGTGGATTCAAAGCAGTTTCCACTTTACTCTGCCTCTGGGGATTTTGTTCTTATATTTACGGCATTTATATCAAAACGAAAGAGGAAGAAAACAAGATTGACAATTCAAATTCCAGAGAGAAGATGAGTAGTAGTGATTGTCAACCTCAGTTCATGGAACTAGCAGAGATTGTTACGCATAACGCCTGA